A genomic stretch from Mesoplodon densirostris isolate mMesDen1 chromosome 3, mMesDen1 primary haplotype, whole genome shotgun sequence includes:
- the ATG12 gene encoding ubiquitin-like protein ATG12 isoform X2, whose translation MAEEPESTLQLPPSIAAEGEGPTEVSPETATPEPPSSAAVSPGTEEPAGDTKKKIYLCESVLCPLPRPGSWNPL comes from the exons ATGGCTGAGGAGCCGGAGTCTACGCTGCAGCTGCCTCCCTCAATTGCTGCTGAAGGTGAAGGACCCACGGAGGTCTCCCCAGAAACAGCCACTCCGGAGCCCCCTTCTTCCGCTGCAGTCTCTCCGGGAACAGAGGAGCCTGCCGGTGACACCAAGAAGAAAA TTTATTTATGTGAATCAGTCCTTTGCCCCCTCCCCAGACCAGGAAGTTGGAACCCTCTATGA
- the ATG12 gene encoding ubiquitin-like protein ATG12 isoform X1, whose amino-acid sequence MAEEPESTLQLPPSIAAEGEGPTEVSPETATPEPPSSAAVSPGTEEPAGDTKKKIDILLKAVGDTPIMKTKKWAVERTRTIQGLIDFIKKFLKLVASEQLFIYVNQSFAPSPDQEVGTLYECFGSDGKLVLHYCKSQAWG is encoded by the exons ATGGCTGAGGAGCCGGAGTCTACGCTGCAGCTGCCTCCCTCAATTGCTGCTGAAGGTGAAGGACCCACGGAGGTCTCCCCAGAAACAGCCACTCCGGAGCCCCCTTCTTCCGCTGCAGTCTCTCCGGGAACAGAGGAGCCTGCCGGTGACACCAAGAAGAAAA ttGACATCTTGCTAAAGGCTGTGGGAGACACTCctataatgaaaacaaagaaatgggCAGTAGAGCGAACCCGAACCATCCAAGGACTCATTGACTTCATCAAAAAGTTCCTTAAACTGGTGGCTTCAGAACAGTTG TTTATTTATGTGAATCAGTCCTTTGCCCCCTCCCCAGACCAGGAAGTTGGAACCCTCTATGAG tgtTTTGGCAGTGATGGTAAACTGGTCCTGCATTACTGCAAATCTCAGGCATGGGGATGA